The region aatattagatGATAAGTGCATTTCCctgtaaaatagaaaaaaagtgcAACaatagtcaaaaataaatacatacatgaGTTACTAGACTGTCAGGAAAAGTACTTTTTTGGggtactttcaaaaaaaagggTTTTCACCGCGCGTAGAGAGGGGAAATGATGTCTACTAAAAAGAGCACATGAAATCTATACgtttacattaaataacagTAATTAGGCACTGCTGCGAAATAAAATTATAGGGGTGTCCCACTTCTCCTGCGTCCCACTTCTCCCCACTCTCccctacatttaaaaaatttatttttcagatGTACTATTTCTTATAGTCATCATTCTAATGCATCTGTTATCTTTACTTCACTTTCCAAATGATTATAAACAATGTTCAGAAAGTGAATCGAAAAACCATATTTTAGTATTCTTGCAGCAGTTTTATAGGAATAATGActatagctttaaaaatttttatcataaccAGGGCAAGCAATCATTCTTCAACCTGATAATTAAAACTACTAATACTTTGGTTAGTTTTCCTtaattaatattcaaaaatatatattgcatttaattattaactaatttgtacaaaattttaGAATTCGTAATGAAATAAACAAGCAaacataaaatagaaatagaatTTTATGAAAGTCCAAACATTTGTATTACGGTTGGTAGAAcacaagctttaaaaaaatgttgttagttttttatgaattttaaactccaaaattcatttaaaattaaaatttagtaaaatttaagtTCTTTTGCTTGTATTctcttgaaaatttaaatttagtaaaacctgaactaaaaaaaacatcGTTCCTTAGGTTGTATTCTCTAGAGTAATTACTTGATGTTTTTCAAGTTGTTAAGTTTACAAAGTATATtaagttttgtttacaaaaacgttctctaaatatataaaaatactttaacatgagaatttattcaaaaacatttctaaaagtagtataatttataatttttttatattaaaacttaattttatattaaaacttaattaaaactgGACTTAATACGGTAATAATAACGCGTCGCGTTtgaaacaaatagaaaaaaaaattagtaaataaatgaatttaaatttatttgaattgtgAGAAAAGAGTTATTATAAACTAGCCATGCGTTTATTTTTAGGTGTTCAACTTTTTTCAGAGAATTTCTTTTCACGCGAAAAACTACTTAATGAAATTCACCATTTTTTACATGAAGCAAACTGTTCAACTTTAGTATTATATGGAATGTCCGGTGTTGGAAAGACACAAATTGCAAGAAAGTATTGCgaaatttattataacttcTACAAAAACTTTGTTTGGATAGACGCAGCATTTGGAAAGTTAAAAACCTCAATGAGAAACCAATGTCAAATATTAGGATTCGATGTTCATGACTCGAAAGGtgattatttgaatataaaagtgattgttgaaaaaattcacaaccattataaaaataaaaaaacattgtatatttttgacaatgtCGACGATGAAAGTGTTAAAAACCTGACCATGTATATTTCGAGAAAACCGGATTCATTTACGTTGATTACCTCCCAATGGAGAACGTGGTCGAATAGTGTAAATAAAATGCTGGTTGATGTTTTTACTTTAGAAGAAGCATTcgcttatgtaaaaaataatattaaagaaaataccgataaaaatattagaaacttAATTAAAGAACTTGGTTATCATCCGTTCTCAATTACTCaggcaataaaatatattaatattcataGAATTTCGATAGAAAAATACGTAGATCGATTACGATCGAAACCAAATGAAATATTAGACCATAACTTTTCAACCGAGGAAGAACCAAAGTCTGTAATAAAAGCAAttaacttagttttaataaaattagaaaaaagtaaaccttttccatttaaaatattgaactGTTTATCTCATTGCGATGGTCAAAACATAAGTAAACAGTTAATAATccaaatttcaaaacaaatggaAATAAACGAAGACTATGAAATAGATGAAGCCATTGGGTTACTAATGagttattctttaataaactgttttggtgatgaaaaatattcaatGAACGAACTGACACAGCTGACGtgtaaatgttttcaaaatagaAATTCAACTACAAATACTTATCTTAGTTTAATTGAAAACTTATTTAGATTTGAATTGAATAAAGTAAAAGATCACATGGATCACggaaactattttgttttccattttatCTATATGTTTCGTGCTAACAGggaaaaactttcaaaaacctTCCATAATATGACGAcatcttttacaaaattattagtaagaaaatatttatttaaagaagcaatcgaaatattaaaaagtattcaaagtTTCAATACAGAAACTTATGgcgaaaataataaatttacgcttaatacaaaacataatatcgcaaactgtttgaacaaaatgggaaaatataacgaagctttagaaatttattattctgtagataaaatacaaactgaaattttaggtatcagccatccagatacaatgacaacaaaaaataatattggaagctgtttaaaaaatatgagaaaatataacgaagctttagaaatttattatactgttgataaaatacgaactgaaattttaggtatcaaccatccagatacaatgacaacaaaaaataatatcgcgaACTGTTTGAAtgatatgggaaaatataacgaaggtttagaaatttattattctgttgataaaatacaaactgaaattttaggtatcaaccatcaaGATACAatgagaacaaaaaataatatcgcaaactgtttgaaaaatatggaaaaatatGACGaatctttagaaatttattattctgttgatgaAATGCGAActaaaattttaggtatcaaccatccatatacaatgacaacaaaacataatatcgcaagTTGTTTGTACAGCAttggaaaatataacgaagctttagaaatttattattctgttgataaaacacgcactgaaattttaggtatcaaccatccagatacaatgttaacaaaaaatattatcgcaaactgtttgagcaatatgggaaaatataacgaagctttagaaatttattattctgttgataaaatacaaactgaaattttaggtatcaatcATCCATATacaatgttaacaaaaaatattatcgcTATCTGTTTTAACATAAtaggaaaatataacgaagctttagaaatttattattctgttgataaaatacaaactgaatttttaggtatcaaccatccagatacaatgacaacaaaactTAACATCGCAAACATTTTGAATGATAtgggaaaataaataaaataaatatcaagttGTTATGTGATATTGATTATGTGATTATCAActtgtttaataatttgattattattttaatgttaatatatcTAAAGTGTAccaataattgaaaaacatttttctttaacagTTGGAGAACTCCGTTCttaattcttataaatatttttttaatttttatttcttctttccttattagtttaaattatatagatgttaaagaaaattatgatagtttaaaaaattagcaaaactaaaaatattgtgatCTTAATAGATTAGTTACACGAATAAGATACTCCCTAGAAAGCGGAAAGAGTTAAATATGTCTTGTTTAgagattgttttgttttaaaaatatcattgttttattacatattttgttgacataataaatttattcttaatatatatatatatatatatatatatatatatatatatatatatatatatatatatatatatatatatatatatatatatatatatatatatatatatatatatgtaaattatgttagtgtattttacaaatagagtgctcaatgttcttaaagaacagagcaataattaattagtaaaaaacacttatctaacttTTATCTTCGACTTGAAGTTTCACCATTGCTGGATCATCAGTAACTCTTCCTGATGATCCAGCAATGGTGAAACTTCAAGTCGAAGATAAaagttagataagtgttttttactaattaatttatatatatataaatatatatatatatatatatatatatatatatatatatatatatatatatgtacatatatatatgtttgtatatatatatgtatatatatatatatatatatatatatatatatatatatatagagagagagagagagagagagagagagagagagagagagagagagagagagacccGTATATAGAcaatatcatttttaacttagggtagattagggtaatatgaacACCTTGGTAATATaagcatacttaaagatttctTATATGTAAGTGGTGaaattaaagttgctttgtattttttgaatcgaCTTTATGGGGTTATACAGAAATCAgtacaattagcgtaaatttatataCAGGTCTTCATCTAATTAATAGGatgttaaagtttttgctttgttaaaaaaatatcatcacgaagtttgaaataacatttttgataacatttttggTGAGTTGGCTTACTAGCATGATATGCCAAAGTAGAGCAAATTTCAATATACCATAGGTATCAGCAGCATTTcgaattttaagtttctttttgttcGCAGCTGAAACTGCATTTCATCTCATTTTGGATAATtgatttgtttaatataaacatgctcaaattacccagtgtttttctttgaaattacCTAATTTAAAGCCCTTAAATAACAATgattttgattgctttttgaaaaaaaaaaaatacagtaaaaagttttaatattttaacaatactaaatatctttttgttatttaaattcaataaatttaaacctCTATCGTTCAAAggtttaagttaataaaataaagaactaatttttttttgttgttgcggaaaacatagtagttttgtttaaacaaaaagtggtttaaaatttgatcttttaatgaaaagttttgttaataacgaGTCAGtatattccaaaaattagttctaattgtcaggttggtatattttaacttattgttatttttttaacctaaTTTAAAGTGCTTCTATTACCAAGTGGTCTGAGAAATATGAAcacttttgcttcttttttaaaacctcagtgtttttttaaaaaaaatttttggtgcCCAAATATGTAAGTGGACCATGAGAATTCTCTACCgacttaaaaaagatataaaaatttatcagagATGACCGgctaaaaaatttttcctaGTCGGTCAATGAACTTTTTGATACTACATTTTTTTCACATAGATTACCGAGCGATTATAACATAGCCAATAGAAATTCCTATGTCAGTGCATGCAGCTGAAGTAGATTTAAAACATATACTTATGGTTTCAGCAATCCAATAGATATATGTGAACATTTTTCCACGACCAGCTGGTCCATTCATTGTAAATTGAGCATCCCCAGAGCAGATAGAAGAACAAGGGTCTCTatggatataaattttttacaagtataaaaactatttttcaccCGCATCTGATACTCTCCtctcacaaaattttttttgacatttaaattgaaaataggtaaaaaaaacgtttttaaatcgcattttttttaagtaaaaaaaactttttacgtCTGCCTTTTGCGAACATAATCaacgttttgaaaatatttacttttgcattttttttctttttcaaatccgtattttttacaagtaataaaaacttttcatgtCCTACATTATATTAGGTAGGCAGATTTTTTTCCAAGCGCATAAGCTACCATACGGAGTTTGTGACCACTTCCTGATAAATGCTGGTCGCTTGCAGATCTGAAGTCATTTGCAAAGAATTTCTAAAAATCCGTTAGGTGTTACAGCTTGATAGCCATTTTCgctatttaacatattttttctttgcttaAGTTGTACAAAGAACCGCATAAACAACAGTATGAATCTTCAACAAAGTTATATAGCAACgtgccattaaaaaaaaatctcttaggTTGTCCATTAATTAGGATATCAACTTTTGTGATATTCATGACAGGGTTTGATTTTTCAGGCTGTTGAGAAAAGTTGGTTGGCAGTGGGCAGAATATTAGGacgtaaataaaactttcacaTTAAAAAGCCATGAAGTTTCAGTTGCATCTTGTTAAAGTTGACAGTGGAGTAATATTAACTCAAAGGCGAGTTTCAAGCGGCCTACATTACCATAGGAAATTTAACTACCCAGCTGCGGATTATAAACGGTCTCATATTGAAGAGCAATGTTAATAAGACTGTGGCGTTGCTGATGCGTTGACTTTGGCGTTGCTGATAAATAAGTAGAATAGATATTGTGCGCGCGGTcactaaaaaacaatttcatattCTAATTGATCTCCAGAACTTGAAGGGTTAAACGGGTATTTTGAGTTGAAGAGTTTGAAATTGAGAAGAGTACAGGATTTAGACTCATTGGAGGCTTGTTACCAACCAAAAGCGAGAGATCTTCCAGCGTTTTGTCCAGTTGTCGAGTCTCTTTGTGATCCGGTCCTTAAATGAGTTAAATTTCCAGCGTCTGCTTAATCACCAATGCACTGCATTATTCTTTCAGGTAAAACTCGATTAATGAGGGATAAGAAATAATATCTAACTGAACAGTAATCTTCATAATCCATTAATGTTCGTATTTTTTGACCTTGCATTCtgacaattattttttgaattgtttcaCGTCCTAAATTTGCATCTAGTTGAGCTAATAAATGTGTACCTGATCCAGGGACAACAACCGTATTTGCTAATAACgtaagaaaataaacaaataaaatagtacCTAGTATTGATGTAAAAGGTGATGGGTATTGGCAGAGCCTTTGAAAGCCCAAATGGTTTCCGGGTCAAATATGGAAAACAGTGTCATTATTCCGAacaaaaatgttacaaaatttaaagtttcatgaACGCggtaattaataatttttgatacaGCATATTGTATTTTTGCTTCATTAATTCTCTGAATTGAGAAACTGTTCGCTTATCAAAATTGATATAAGAattaaaacattagttttaaaactaataaacaaaaaatcaatcaacGAAATCTTTAGGAAAAGTTAATTAAGcgcttaaaaataaatcttttgagTTTTTCTGGCCGTCCAAACATTGATGACTTTGTTGTAAATAACCTTTTTAGCTAAATACTCTTCAAttgaaataatcaaatattaatcACACGATCCTGGAACGAAGTCAAACGGagaaagtttttaacattttttagtttatcaaatGTTCGTTTACCCTCAGCAACTGACTCAGGAATAGCGTTGAAAATCTAGAGCatgatacaaatatatataaaaaaagcgtTCAAGCCTCTTCTCAAAGGTTCGATTGAATAGTTGCATTGGATTTCCTtgcttaaaaattgttttgcggGGATTGATAAAACGGCGAACTTCTTGAATAAGATTCTCTAGGTTTACATTTTTCAGATAAAGCCGTGTAAGTTCTAATGCCTTATTTTAAACGGAAAGATTGTCATTATTTAACCAGAGGAAtgaaaatatattgcaaaaatccTGCTTTCTTCAAATGTTGAATCAATCTGCTAGAACAGACAATCACTTTGAACTCTTTTGTTTGGCTGCCGTAGAAATGGCCTGTGCTTGATGCCCCATCGTGAAAGCGCTTTAGTTTAGGCTTCCATTTAGTAGCAAGTTCAGTTTAAACCTTAGGGGTCCAGCTACAATTACAGTCTCTCGGATATATTGTTACCAAGAACCCTTAATCCGTTTGAGATTTTTCTGCAGCTGTCAAATTAAACGTAGCTTATCATCAATGgaaaatgctttatatttttgaagacGAATAACGTCGTTAACAGCAGTAAGGgtttttttaccaaattataAACAGCAACACCAACTCAAAAGAAGATAATTGTTATTTAAGTCTCATGCTTAAATTAGCTGTTAACTAGTCAGATCCAGGTTTTCCTGGGCATTTTTGAAAGTTGCCCACTTTAGGCAAGTGGTTTTGTCAAATCGGTACAAGAGCTTCATCTTGTCATAGAAAGTCTATGCAGTAAAACTCCTTTCACTTCAGTGAGAATCTTCCGTCAAGCAAGGTTTGCTCTAAAAAATACTTACCATGAATCAACATTTTCAAAGATCATATTGATCTCAATGACTGATTCAACTGCGTGCAGACCAGCCATATTCAGACTGTGAGTGTTACAGGACACGTGTATCATCAAGATTTGTCCTCCATTTAACTGTCTCAGAATTTATTCACTTCTGGAGCTCAGCTAGTGGAGCTGATAACATGAATGCATGCCACTTTCCAATCCACGTAGAACGTTTGGTGCAATGGGCTGGTATAATGCTACATAACACGATTTATGAGTTTTCTCCATAACTGGCCTGGTCTTGGTTGGGAACAGGCGGTTTATTTGTCTTAATATTGCTTTAACAGTCAAATACTACTTGAAAAATAGCGACTTTGTTGTGATATTGACACCAAATGTCTCGTTCGCCTTCTTCAACaaccacatttttttttcatgcgaATTTTTAGTCTAAGAACTAAAGTTTTAACCTCAAATAGAAAAACCGAGCAGATTTCACATTGTCggtcattaaaaacttttatatttattgtaaaaaaaaaaataaacgtaTCGCCCGCTGCCCCAAGTTTGAAGTCCGGGTCAACTTGCCTTCTTTGCCCCTCCCTCTCGAAGGCTTTGTTTATCACTTTGCAAACGTGTGATTTTTGGGTACAGAtcaagtcaaataaaaaaagttattgacaCTACTTCTCTTTTgttgcagttttatttttatttaattttttttcactcgCCAGATGGCAGCATTATAGCAGCTAATTATATAgcaataaataatagtattattatatcACCCAGACacacacaaattaaaaaaaaaagtctatctCGGTAGTCCGTGCTCCGTACTCCATAGTCGGTAGGTCACATTTTGGGGATTTTGGGGAATTTCAAAGACCTTGGGACAcctaaatataatttcatagAGCATTGGAATTTTTACAGAGTATTTCTGATATAAATAGACAATTTTTGCACACCCAGgcaaaatgaattaaaaaaaaaaaaaatttcactgcaccctaatatata is a window of Hydra vulgaris chromosome 15, alternate assembly HydraT2T_AEP DNA encoding:
- the LOC136091375 gene encoding uncharacterized protein LOC136091375; the protein is MEPNQGDKISSFEGVQLFSENFFSREKLLNEIHHFLHEANCSTLVLYGMSGVGKTQIARKYCEIYYNFYKNFVWIDAAFGKLKTSMRNQCQILGFDVHDSKGDYLNIKVIVEKIHNHYKNKKTLYIFDNVDDESVKNLTMYISRKPDSFTLITSQWRTWSNSVNKMLVDVFTLEEAFAYVKNNIKENTDKNIRNLIKELGYHPFSITQAIKYINIHRISIEKYVDRLRSKPNEILDHNFSTEEEPKSVIKAINLVLIKLEKSKPFPFKILNCLSHCDGQNISKQLIIQISKQMEINEDYEIDEAIGLLMSYSLINCFGDEKYSMNELTQLTCKCFQNRNSTTNTYLSLIENLFRFELNKVKDHMDHGNYFVFHFIYMFRANREKLSKTFHNMTTSFTKLLVRKYLFKEAIEILKSIQSFNTETYGENNKFTLNTKHNIANCLNKMGKYNEALEIYYSVDKIQTEILGISHPDTMTTKNNIGSCLKNMRKYNEALEIYYTVDKIRTEILGINHPDTMTTKNNIANCLNDMGKYNEGLEIYYSVDKIQTEILGINHQDTMRTKNNIANCLKNMEKYDESLEIYYSVDEMRTKILGINHPYTMTTKHNIASCLYSIGKYNEALEIYYSVDKTRTEILGINHPDTMLTKNIIANCLSNMGKYNEALEIYYSVDKIQTEILGINHPYTMLTKNIIAICFNIIGKYNEALEIYYSVDKIQTEFLGINHPDTMTTKLNIANILNDMGK